Sequence from the Populus nigra chromosome 17, ddPopNigr1.1, whole genome shotgun sequence genome:
CATGGATTTTAATTAAGTTCCTCAAACAATGTGTATCAATTTCGACAATAATTGCATCGACTATTGTTGTGCTTTGTAGTATTTaatcgttttcttttttattattgattgtgGAATATTATGATCTTGGGATAGCTTCCCTTTAATAGTTTATAATGATTTATCTAAAGTTGTGTTTGGTATGAggtgaaaaattaagagaagaaaTATTAAGAGGATAAGATTTAAGATTATATTTAGTTCGGAATTAAAAATTGCAGATTAAATACTAAGAGATTGTGTTAAAAATTAGTGCTATGCATGTGTGTTAATTAGGTCATCAAGTGGCCATAAAGTGGTCAAGAATAGGTGCGATCTTAGAGCATAAAAAAGAGTGCAGGACTTGGCTCGAGGACTAGAAATCTAACCCCATGTTTTCTACCACCGAGATAGTTAACAGATATTACATTATCAGCCTTCGTCATAGTTTCAAgtttctttaataaataaaacggAAAAAGATTTCtattagttttctattttattaattagcgATAGGTAATGGAGGGTGATGATGCAGGCAGCAGAAGAGGACACGTGGTGATTGAAATGACGTGGAGAGTAGGGTCCATAAGAAGGGTAGGGTCCGCCATGTGTATTTTGTAATTTGATGATGTTGGAGTTGCTTTTTTCTGTTTATATGTTGAACTaagtaatattatatatatatagtgagagagggagagagaaagtAGAACCGATCCACCAGCAGCCACCGGCCATCGCTTCAAAATGAAGAAGGCACAGCTAGTTCTTGTCCCTTCACCTGGGATTGGCCATCTTGTTCCCGCTATCGAATTTGCCAAGCGCTTACTTGATCAAGATGACAGTTTCCTAATAACAGTTCTTGTCATCATCAGAGCACCATTTGGTCCTGACACAGATACCTCCAATCAATCAGTGCTCACCACCATCGATACTCGAATACAATACATCACTCTTCCTACAGTAACCCCACCTGATTTAGATCCTTTGAGGTCCCCTGAAAACTATGTTACCAGTTTCATGGAGGCTCATAAACCCCTTGTAAAAGATGCTGTGGTCAACCATGTCATGTCCAACAAGTCATCAGTACCGGTTGTTGGTTTGGTTGTTGACCTGTTCTGTGCTTCAATGATTGATGTTGCTAATGAACTTGGGATTTCTTCTTATGTTTACTTCGCTTCTAGTGCTGCTTTTCTTGGTCTCTTGCTCTATCTTCCTACTAGGCAAGAACATGTTGGGATTGAGTTTAAAGAAACTGATCCTGACTTGGTTGTTTCCTGTTTTGCCAATCCTGTGCCTGCTAGGGTTTTGCCATCAGTCTTGTTGAACAAGGATGGGGGGTACACCTGCTTTGAAAACCTTGGAAGAAGATTCAGAGAGGCTAAGGGTATCGTAGTCAATTCCTATGTAGAGTTGGAATCCCATGCAGTCAGTTCATTCTTGGGTGGAGGTACACCCCCAGTTTACACAGTGGGGCCGCTGCTTAATGTCAACGGGCACAGTCTGATGGGGTCAAATTCGGATCGACATGGTAAGATCATGGACTGGCTTGACGATCAACCAGAAAAATCAGTGGTGTTCTTGTGCTTTGGAAGTATAGGGCGTTTTAGGGAAGCCCAGGTGAAAGAGATTGCACTTGGGCTGGAACAAAGTGGCCACAGATTCTTATGGTCCATCCGTAAGCCACCACCTGAAGGGCATTTTGCTTTACCTAGCGATTACAGTAATTTCGAAGAGGTCTTGCCAGATGGGTTCCTGGAAAGGACAAAAAATATTGGCATGGTCTGTGGATGGGCTCCACAAATGCAAGTCTTAGCTCATAAAGCCATAAAAGGGTTTGTTTCACATTGTGGATGGAACTCGATCTTGGAGAGCTTGTGGCATGGAGTCCCCATTGTGACATGGCCAATGCATGCTGAGCAGCAAATTAATGCGTTTCAAATGGTGGAGGATTTAGGGATAGCTGTAGAGATGACATTAGATTATAGGATGCGTTCTGACAATCTTTTGCTGGCCGATAAGATAGCAAGGTCTGTGAAAAGCGCAATGGAGGATGATGGTGAAGTGAGAAATAAGGTCAAAGCAATGAGTGAAGCTAGCAGGAAAGCTGTGATGGAGGGTGGGTCTTCCTTTGCTGCTCTTGGAGATTTGATCAAGGATATGCTATCTTGAAGGATTTTCTTCAATGTATCAATTATTAAAGTGTTTACAACATCTAAAAGTCAAAGCACTTATAATTAAGCATCTAATTCTCTCTTTAATTAAAGATGATAATAAATGCGCCATTCTCGTTGTGCTTTTTAGTACTTAATTgttatcttctttttctttttttttttttttagtttgatgtgGGTGTCCGagtcagcttgcgcgcatctagctcgactaatcccacgggccctgaagttaacgaccatgtaagtctccagtggccaCCTGAGACCAAAAAGCGAGTAAATCTCTTGATCTCAAACTCTTATCACTAAACCACCATCTAAATAGTTTAACCTAAATAGTTTAAttgttatcttttattattattgcttgTGGAATATAATCTTGGTGCGTGTGATGGTTTTGCTTAATGTTCATTAGGGTCTTGGGCATCccattaattataactaaacaCTTCTTGTAACACATCATAGGTATCGATCAgtgattttttcaatcaagagtgtaacaagttgtttttaaaaattatttttatttaaaaatatattaaaataatattttttatatcagtcaaagatgaaattgagaattccagtatttatttaagttttgcTGGTCCTGTCAACTTTGACGCCAAGCCTGATGTAACTATGTAAGAGCTTCTTAGCTTTTCTTTAcataaggtatttttttatataaaaaattataataattatttggaaaataatacttagataaaaaaaaaagtatcttgGGTGTTTTTCCTatagttttagtatttttattttgtgaggATTTCGATTTATAACAAATTCCATCTGAGCTAATGCCCCGGGAGTTGATTTAgcataaactatatataaactATGATGATCACTGGTGCTCCTCTTTTTCCCCCAAGAATCATAATAAATAGCATAGTTTTTTTAACAGTAATCCATAGCATAATGAAACTCTGCTAGTTTACATTTTGACAAGAGAATCAACCATTTATTTGAGCTTTAAAAGAATAAGTGCTACAAATACAATTGATTATTCTAGTTTATAGAACAACTGCACAAGGAATTCAGATTAGCTGTggaataaattcaataattcaaTCGCTATAAATCTCTCAAATAGTTGTAggatctttcttctttttcttgaaacGTTTAGTGGCAGATTTCAGCGCTTGCTCCAAGCCTGAACATATATAGCATTCATTTAATGACAATTAACTCAATTCTTTAAATATTCACTTTTTTCTCAATAATCCTTGGTTTCATAGAAATTTTCCTAGATGggtctaatttttttctagcaATGAAAACATTTCATTTTGAATTGAAGAACAGTATAAGATAATTTGGATCCCAGATAAAAGAGGACTCAGATTTACCGTGGTAGCAAAGGGAACACAAGAAGCCTTGATTGGAGATGGAGAGAACTCAGAGACCTTAACCTTATGCTGCCTTGACTTCAAATTACAAAGGCTAAGATTGAAGGGGGTAGTGCTGATGATagccatcttcttcttcttcatcatcttcttgaTGCTGGAGCTCAGTTTCTTGGGAGTACTCCTATCCCTCTAGAGAGAGAAAACCTCTTCACTACACTCAGAGCTACTCTTCTCCGCACATAAAAATACTACTTTTCATCTTCTTGATTCTTTACGTATTTGTTACATGtgaaaaatcttaaatattaatttaagcaTCAGAAAATTTCTTGTTAGGGATTTATTTTGTAGGATCAACATAGCCCCAGAACTAATTAGGAAAATCCATTTCATGTGTGGAGTTTTTCTACCACTTTATCACTTCCCATTCTTATAGATTTGTTGCTGCAATTTGGAGTCGAAGTCCTCACATGCAAGTCTTTATGGGTGCAGTTCCAATACAAATATGAGATCCACGCATTTTGTCTTTTCGAACAAAGCTACCCGACAGAGACATGAAAGCTGAAAAATACTAATGTCATAAAAATTGCATCTCATTTAGTATAGAGAAATTCCAAGGACCGTCAGTAATTAGATATTTATCAAAAGAGAGCCCATAGTTTGGGTAAAGCCCAATTGAAATGGTACATGGGGGCTCAAGAAGCAAATCAGATCCAAGCCCACAAATCTGTTCAAGGGCTTGAGTTTTAGAAGTCCATACatgttttttcttcccttcatCCTTTAAAGCTCCGTTTTTGTAATGTGGTtcaattcacttttcaaaatgttcttctaatatatgtttttcacttaaaaatatcaacctaatgctttaaaaaaaatttcaatgatttcaatgtattaatataaaataataaaaataaaaatattattttaatatatttttaattgaagatCAAGATTGAAGATGCCTTTCAGATACTAaaagatcattttaaaataaaaaagatgaggcTCCTAAGAGACATGCATGTACtggaaaatataaagaatataatAGGAGATGTCAAGTCTTGTGAGAGTAAAATGTTGCAAAAATCTAACAAGTTGATGATAAAGGATTGGATCAGATAACATGATATATCATCTATGATTATTAATGATATTCCATATACTATTGAAGTGGCAATTGGTTTAGCATCACCAAATCCATATTTATGCAAAAGAGATAATAGGTACCTTGTCTGAGTAATGGTGAGTGTTGTGTCCTCCCTAGCAATTTAAAAGCCAAGAAAATAATGATCAACTCGAGATTTTTAATGCTAAACATAAAAGACAGATGAGATATAAATATATGGATATGTGAAGGAGAGTACCTAGTAAGGAGTAAGGAGGATGTCATCAACATTGATCAATAAAAGGAATATGTCTAAACCTTGCCTTTGATATAAcgaaaattaatcaattacgtgttgttttcaatttagttttttattttagatttttttaattaaatcattaattgttcatcaaactttaatatatatgtaattaagctatttgaccaaattaactctttaaaattataatttgactccctgactttaattttttcctattaaaatctaaatttacttcaaaaatcattttttttcttgcaattaaatcattaataaaattaattaaaccttccaaaattctcattgaATCCTCACCTATCTAAATTTGTATTCTTTACcctaaataaaaatgttttcatcAATAGGGCCTTTTGTCAAtcagaattgagtttttttaattttatacattttGGCCCTCTAACTTTTGTACTTGTCACTTTTTGTCCTTCACCACCAACTTGGACATTCTTCTAGACTTCTTTCATGTATATCATCtcgtattttggattttttttgtatttttttctctttcttttcttgatttttcatgagATCAAAAGTGGGtaacaacatattaaatccCATGCGGCCTGGCGGTTCGACTAAGTAACTCATTGGTCTAAAGTTTAGTTGGAGTTGGGTTTCTTTTCAAACTATTTTGAAGTT
This genomic interval carries:
- the LOC133676905 gene encoding anthocyanidin 3-O-glucosyltransferase 2-like, whose translation is MKKAQLVLVPSPGIGHLVPAIEFAKRLLDQDDSFLITVLVIIRAPFGPDTDTSNQSVLTTIDTRIQYITLPTVTPPDLDPLRSPENYVTSFMEAHKPLVKDAVVNHVMSNKSSVPVVGLVVDLFCASMIDVANELGISSYVYFASSAAFLGLLLYLPTRQEHVGIEFKETDPDLVVSCFANPVPARVLPSVLLNKDGGYTCFENLGRRFREAKGIVVNSYVELESHAVSSFLGGGTPPVYTVGPLLNVNGHSLMGSNSDRHGKIMDWLDDQPEKSVVFLCFGSIGRFREAQVKEIALGLEQSGHRFLWSIRKPPPEGHFALPSDYSNFEEVLPDGFLERTKNIGMVCGWAPQMQVLAHKAIKGFVSHCGWNSILESLWHGVPIVTWPMHAEQQINAFQMVEDLGIAVEMTLDYRMRSDNLLLADKIARSVKSAMEDDGEVRNKVKAMSEASRKAVMEGGSSFAALGDLIKDMLS